One genomic segment of Synechocystis sp. LKSZ1 includes these proteins:
- a CDS encoding NAD(P)H-quinone oxidoreductase subunit N translates to MDFSSNIATQLNAGTILPEGIITVTLILVLVGDLITGRRSAQALSYLAIAGVLLATIFLFLAWDSSEPLGFLGAFNSDNLSLIFRAIVALSTAVTILMSVRYVEQTGTSLAEFIAILLTATLGGMFLCGANELVMVFISLEMLSISSYLMTGYMKRDPRSNEAALKYLLIGASSSAIFLYGLSLLYGLSGGKTQLTEIAAQVSNFNGPSLGLAIALVFVIAGIAFKISAVPFHQWTPDVYEGSPTPVVAFLSVGSKAAGFAVAIRLLVTVFGSITSEWQLIFTALAILSMLLGNVVALAQTSMKRMLAYSSIGQAGFVMIGLIAGTDEGYASMVFYLLIYLFMNLGAFTCIILFSLRTGTDQISDYAGLYSKDPLLTLALSVCLLSLGGIPPLAGFFGKIYLFWAGWQAGLYSLVLLGLVTSVVSIYYYIRVVKMMVVKEPHEMSPAVQNYPAIRWQLSGMRPLQVGLILTLIATSLAGILSNPLFTLANNSITSTPILQASASTPQLSQARLP, encoded by the coding sequence ATGGACTTTTCTAGTAATATTGCGACTCAACTGAATGCGGGCACGATTCTGCCGGAAGGAATCATTACCGTAACCCTGATTCTCGTGTTGGTTGGGGATTTAATTACCGGACGGCGCTCGGCCCAGGCTTTATCCTACCTGGCCATTGCCGGTGTTTTGTTGGCAACGATATTTTTATTTTTAGCGTGGGATAGTAGCGAACCTCTAGGATTTTTAGGGGCCTTTAATAGTGATAATCTCAGCCTGATTTTTCGGGCTATTGTGGCGCTTTCCACCGCAGTTACCATTCTGATGTCGGTGCGCTACGTGGAGCAAACTGGCACCTCCTTAGCCGAATTCATTGCCATTCTGCTTACGGCAACCCTGGGGGGGATGTTCCTCTGTGGGGCCAATGAATTGGTGATGGTTTTTATTTCTTTGGAAATGCTGAGTATCTCCTCCTACCTGATGACGGGTTACATGAAGCGGGATCCCCGTTCCAACGAAGCAGCCTTGAAATATCTGCTGATTGGCGCGTCCAGTTCGGCTATTTTTCTCTACGGTCTTTCTCTTCTCTACGGCCTCTCCGGGGGTAAAACCCAACTCACTGAAATTGCGGCTCAGGTCAGCAATTTTAATGGCCCTTCCCTCGGCCTGGCCATTGCGCTGGTTTTTGTGATTGCAGGTATTGCCTTTAAGATTTCAGCGGTTCCCTTCCACCAGTGGACTCCCGATGTCTATGAAGGTTCACCAACGCCAGTCGTTGCCTTTTTATCCGTTGGCTCTAAGGCCGCAGGCTTTGCCGTGGCCATTCGGCTATTGGTGACGGTCTTTGGCTCGATTACTAGTGAATGGCAACTCATTTTTACGGCCCTGGCTATCCTCAGCATGCTCCTGGGCAATGTGGTGGCCCTGGCCCAAACCAGCATGAAACGAATGTTGGCTTATTCCTCCATTGGTCAAGCGGGCTTTGTGATGATTGGCCTGATTGCCGGTACGGACGAAGGCTACGCCAGTATGGTCTTCTACCTGCTCATTTACCTGTTCATGAACTTGGGGGCCTTCACTTGCATCATTCTCTTTTCCCTGCGGACAGGCACGGATCAGATCAGCGATTATGCCGGTCTCTATAGTAAAGACCCTCTGCTAACTCTGGCCCTGAGTGTTTGCCTGCTCTCCCTGGGGGGCATTCCGCCCCTCGCTGGCTTTTTTGGCAAAATTTACCTCTTTTGGGCCGGTTGGCAGGCCGGACTCTATAGCCTGGTGTTGTTAGGCCTAGTGACGAGTGTGGTTTCTATCTATTACTACATCCGGGTCGTCAAGATGATGGTGGTCAAGGAGCCCCACGAAATGTCCCCTGCAGTGCAGAACTATCCAGCCATTCGCTGGCAGTTGTCGGGGATGCGACCGCTCCAGGTGGGTCTGATACTGACGTTGATTGCCACCTCCTTGGCGGGGATTCTCTCTAACCCCCTCTTTACCCTGGCTAATAATTCCATTACCAGCACCCCAATTCTTCAGGCCAGTGCAAGCACGCCCCAGCTCTCCCAGGCCCGTTTACCCTAA
- a CDS encoding metallophosphoesterase, giving the protein MIISLPKLSVGLLGLIALSLSLVLAWNEGAPAQGMGKQEAILIMAAGDIACDPQSQYFNNGKGQPGNCQMQATADLVRQAKPKVVLALGDNQYERGELENFKRSYEPTWGRFKAITKPVPGNHEYYSDGAKGYYDYFGPLAGDRNKGYYSFDLGQWHLIALNSNCKAIGGCGAGSPQEKWLQADLKKNTKACTLAFWHHPRYSSGVHGNNAEMETFWQDLYNAKADVVLTAHDHLYERFAPQGPGGKLDEKLGLREFVVGSGGKSLYPFKTLRANSEVRIDNTYGVLKLALGAKGYDWEFLPTVASQPRDKGQALCH; this is encoded by the coding sequence ATGATTATCTCCCTCCCCAAATTGTCGGTGGGCCTGCTGGGCCTGATTGCGCTCAGTTTAAGCCTGGTTTTGGCCTGGAACGAGGGGGCGCCGGCCCAGGGGATGGGGAAGCAGGAGGCGATCCTCATCATGGCGGCGGGGGATATTGCCTGCGACCCCCAAAGTCAATACTTTAACAACGGCAAGGGCCAACCCGGTAACTGTCAGATGCAGGCTACGGCGGATTTAGTGCGCCAGGCTAAGCCAAAAGTGGTCTTGGCCCTGGGGGATAATCAGTACGAGCGGGGAGAATTAGAAAACTTTAAGCGCTCTTACGAGCCGACCTGGGGCCGTTTCAAGGCTATTACCAAGCCGGTTCCTGGTAATCATGAATACTACAGCGATGGAGCCAAGGGTTACTACGATTACTTTGGCCCCTTAGCCGGAGACCGCAACAAGGGGTACTACAGTTTTGATTTAGGCCAATGGCACCTGATTGCCCTCAATTCCAATTGCAAGGCCATTGGAGGCTGTGGGGCCGGTTCCCCTCAGGAAAAATGGCTCCAGGCCGACCTCAAAAAGAATACTAAGGCCTGTACTTTAGCTTTTTGGCATCATCCCCGCTATTCCTCCGGGGTTCATGGTAACAATGCCGAAATGGAAACCTTTTGGCAAGACCTCTACAACGCCAAAGCCGATGTGGTGCTCACAGCCCATGATCATCTCTACGAGCGCTTTGCGCCCCAAGGCCCTGGTGGAAAATTGGATGAGAAATTAGGCCTACGGGAATTTGTGGTGGGCAGTGGCGGCAAGAGCTTATATCCCTTCAAAACCCTGCGGGCCAATAGTGAAGTGCGCATTGACAACACCTACGGGGTGCTGAAACTGGCCCTGGGGGCCAAGGGCTACGATTGGGAATTTTTACCCACTGTGGCAAGTCAACCCAGAGATAAAGGCCAGGCCCTTTGTCATTAA
- the petN gene encoding cytochrome b6-f complex subunit PetN, translating to MDILTLGWVSVLVLFTWSIAMVVWGRNGF from the coding sequence ATGGACATTCTGACGTTAGGCTGGGTTAGCGTATTGGTACTTTTTACATGGTCCATTGCCATGGTGGTTTGGGGTCGTAACGGTTTTTAG